One window from the genome of Leptidea sinapis chromosome 24, ilLepSina1.1, whole genome shotgun sequence encodes:
- the LOC126971816 gene encoding calcineurin subunit B type 2 isoform X1 — protein sequence MGNDNSIPMELCSNSRVNCIDFKVENFDADEIRRLGKRFRKLDLDNSGALSIDEFMSLPELQQNPLVQRVIDIFDADGNGEVDFKEFIQGVSQFSVKGDKLSKLRFAFRIYDMDNDGFISNGELFQVLKMMVGNNLKDTQLQQIVDKTILFADKDEDGKISFEEFCNVVGNTDIHKKMVVDV from the exons ATg GGAAATGATAATTCAATTCCGATGGAACTGTGTTCAAACT CTCGTGTTAACTGCATTGATTTTAAAGTGGAGAACT TCGACGCGGACGAGATCCGGCGGCTGGGGAAGCGGTTCCGCAAGCTGGACCTGGACAACTCGGGCGCGCTCTCCATCGACGAGTTCATGTCGCTGCCCGAGCTACAGCAGAACCCGCTGGTGCAACGCGTCATCGACATCTTCGACGCGGACGGCAACGGTGAG GTGGACTTTAAGGAGTTCATCCAGGGCGTGTCTCAGTTCAGCGTGAAGGGCGACAAGCTATCCAAGCTGCGGTTCGCGTTCCGAATCTACGACATGGACAACGACGGTTTCATATCCAACGGAGAGCTGTTCCAG GTGTTGAAGATGATGGTCGGCAACAACCTGAAGGACACGCAGCTGCAGCAGATAGTGGACAAGACGATCCTGTTCGCCGACAAGGACGAGGACGGCAAGATCTCGTTCGAGGAGTTCTGCAACGTGGTGGGCAACACCGACATCCACAAGAAGATGGTGGTGGACGTGTAG
- the LOC126971816 gene encoding calcineurin subunit B type 2 isoform X2, with product MGNDNSIPMELCSNFDADEIRRLGKRFRKLDLDNSGALSIDEFMSLPELQQNPLVQRVIDIFDADGNGEVDFKEFIQGVSQFSVKGDKLSKLRFAFRIYDMDNDGFISNGELFQVLKMMVGNNLKDTQLQQIVDKTILFADKDEDGKISFEEFCNVVGNTDIHKKMVVDV from the exons ATg GGAAATGATAATTCAATTCCGATGGAACTGTGTTCAAACT TCGACGCGGACGAGATCCGGCGGCTGGGGAAGCGGTTCCGCAAGCTGGACCTGGACAACTCGGGCGCGCTCTCCATCGACGAGTTCATGTCGCTGCCCGAGCTACAGCAGAACCCGCTGGTGCAACGCGTCATCGACATCTTCGACGCGGACGGCAACGGTGAG GTGGACTTTAAGGAGTTCATCCAGGGCGTGTCTCAGTTCAGCGTGAAGGGCGACAAGCTATCCAAGCTGCGGTTCGCGTTCCGAATCTACGACATGGACAACGACGGTTTCATATCCAACGGAGAGCTGTTCCAG GTGTTGAAGATGATGGTCGGCAACAACCTGAAGGACACGCAGCTGCAGCAGATAGTGGACAAGACGATCCTGTTCGCCGACAAGGACGAGGACGGCAAGATCTCGTTCGAGGAGTTCTGCAACGTGGTGGGCAACACCGACATCCACAAGAAGATGGTGGTGGACGTGTAG